Genomic DNA from Pirellulales bacterium:
ACTGATAGATATAACTCTTCGTGTCCTTGGTGCCCTTTGTGGTTTTCAAAGCCGGACTTGTTCCGCGATCAATTCTACACTTTCGCGCCCCAATTCACGCCCTGCAAAACGCGCACCGCGGCCGGGGATTTGTTCAGCACGTAGAAATGAATTCCCGGCACGCCGCCGTCAAGCAATTCCTGAACCTGCCGGGTCGCGAACTCGACCCCGACCTCGAATTGCCACTCGTCGCTGTCCCCCTCGCGTTCGAGCGCCGCAACGAATTTGTCCGGCAGCCGCGCCTTGCAGAGCGCGGTGATCCGCTGGATTTGGCTGAGATTAGTAACCGGCAGGATGCCCGGGACGATCGGCACGCCGATCCCTGAGTTCCGGCAGCGATCGCGGAAGCGGAATAGATCGGCGTTGTCGTAGAACAATTGTGTGATGACCACGTCTCCCCCGGCATCGACTTTCCGCTTGAGATTCTCCAGATCAATCTCGGGGTTCGGCGCCTCTTGGTGTGTCTCCGGATAGCCGGCCACGGCGATGCCGAACTGCGGGAACTCGCCGCGAATCAGCGCGACCAATTCATTACCGTAGCGCAACCCGCCGGCGACAGGCCGGAACGAGCTGTCTCCTTTCGGCGGATCGCCGCGCAGGGCGACGATGTTCTCGATCATCCGCTGGCTCGCCTGCCCGAGGTAATCGCGAAGCTCAGCAACGGTCGAGCCGACGCAGGTGAGGTGCGAAGCGACGGTGCAGCCATAGCGCCGCAGGACTTCGGCGACGATGTCGAGTGTCTTCTTGCGGGTCGAGCCTCCCGCACCGTAAGTGCAGGTGACGAAGCTGGGGCGAAAGACCATCAGCTCATCGAGATGGCGGAACAGCGCCACATCGCCCGCCTCGGTCTTAGGCGGAAACAACTCGAACGACAATCCGAGCTTGCCGGGGCCGTAAGCTTCAGAGACTCGCATATTTTGTAGTCGGCACACTCCGCGTGCCGCGACCGAATGCGGCGGACGGCACACGGAGTGTGCCTGCGACGTTGCGCCGCGCGCTTACTTCTTCCCTTTCGCCGCTTTGAGCCGGGCGGAGATTCGGGATTTGACCCGACTGGCGCGATTCGCATGGATGACCCGGGCCGCAGCGGCCTGATCGAGCTTCTTGGTAGTCAGGCGGAACTCGGTCTCACTCTTCTCGATATCGCCGGCCGTCGCCAGCTCG
This window encodes:
- the metF gene encoding methylenetetrahydrofolate reductase [NAD(P)H], translating into MRVSEAYGPGKLGLSFELFPPKTEAGDVALFRHLDELMVFRPSFVTCTYGAGGSTRKKTLDIVAEVLRRYGCTVASHLTCVGSTVAELRDYLGQASQRMIENIVALRGDPPKGDSSFRPVAGGLRYGNELVALIRGEFPQFGIAVAGYPETHQEAPNPEIDLENLKRKVDAGGDVVITQLFYDNADLFRFRDRCRNSGIGVPIVPGILPVTNLSQIQRITALCKARLPDKFVAALEREGDSDEWQFEVGVEFATRQVQELLDGGVPGIHFYVLNKSPAAVRVLQGVNWGAKV
- the rpsT gene encoding 30S ribosomal protein S20; translation: MPNIAGAKKRLRQSLVRRARNRATKSELKTRIRKVLELATAGDIEKSETEFRLTTKKLDQAAAARVIHANRASRVKSRISARLKAAKGKK